CTTGTGTTCTTGTCCTCCGGACTGCAAGAACAGGCTAACTCAAGGCGGTTTGAAGATCCGGGTGGAATTGTTCAAGACAGAGAGATGCGGTTGGGGGCTACGTTCGTGGGAGCCGATACGAGCTGGGACTTTCATCTGCGAGCTGGTCGGCACGGCTAAGAGAAGAGACGAAATAGAGGAAGACGACGAGTACGTCTTTGACACCTCTCGATTTTGCAAAAACTTTACGTGGAACTACGAACCTGAACTTGTGGGTGAAAACTGCTGGGACCAAGTATGTGAAGCTTTTGAACTTCGGTCGGAAATCTTGGTCAGCGCTAGATGGACTGGTAATGTTAGTCGGTTCATGAACCATAGCTGCTCGGCTAATGTTATGTGGCAGCCTGTTGAGTTTGAAAAAGATGGTCAGCCTTCGGTTCGTATTGCATTTTTTGCAAAGAAGCATATACCTCCGTTGACGGAGTTGAGGTATGATTATGGAATGTCTTATGATACTGGAGAGGTTGATGAAGATGGGAAGCGGATTTTTATAGGTAAAAAGGATTGCTTATGTGGTTCAGAGAAGTGTCGTGGTTCTTTTGAGTGAGGttgaactttttattattattgttgttgtccttttttttcttttgcctgttgttgttttgattattgtgGTTTTGTATTAAGAGGGTGAAGTCTTTATGACTGGCACCTAACTCTATCTTTTGCATCAATATAAGTTGTGTTTCATTAAAAAATGGTCTTGTATTTCTCTTTTAACTATTAATCATATTGTTTACTTATGTTATTTCTTTATTAGTTGGATTTATATCATAAGAAATACAAATTATGTTTAAGTTAATTTAATAGATGTACTAAGTGGTTGTCCATAAATTCACAGGTATAATATTGTATGAACATTTAGTATGCTTGTCAAAGTACTTTGACAACAAATATACATAagtaattatcatattaataataacaaatacttgtaaaaatatatattttctccaACACATATTGTGTATCTTCTTCGGCTTCTTCTCATTTTTCTCATTatcatttcattatttttattaaactttattaatgttttctatttttttacatattttataccAAATATGTATTTTCTCGCTAAATAGTATTTTAAGCCGTACTAAAGAGATTGTAAAACTTTGACAACAAAGAGATGGTTAGCGAAGTTGAAAATAagttttttcttacaaaaataagatttttcttacaaaaataagatttttttcttacaaaaataagattttttctttaaaaatgagGATTTAAAAATTAACTCTTATCTATTGTATTAACATAAGTTGTGTTTCATAAAAAATGGTCTTGTACCATAAGaaatccaaatccaaaccattTATTTCTAATCATATTATTTACTTATGTTATTTCATTATTAGTTGGATTTGTATCATAAGAAATCCAAATAATGTTCAAGTTGATTTAGTAGATGtatattttatctttaattaAAGGAAGTACTTTTTATTGTTAATTCATTATTATCGGTTTCTGTGTTGTTGTGTGATGGCTTAGTTTCAGAAAGGTATTTACTTGGGATTTGGTGTTACGTTTCAGTAGTGTTGTTGTCCTTGTGTGTCAGCTATGAATACAGAATCCCAAAAGAGAGAGCATGGTACGGTAAAATCTACCATAAACTGACAACTATTCTTGTGGAGGTGGACAATTTGGCTTCTCAGGTAAACATTTTGCTAGTTTTTAGGGATGAGTGCATCAGAATTATTCTCTACGTTTCCTTGGGATGTGTTTTGGTGATTTAAAGTAAAGAGTACTAGGATATGGGTTCTCTTGGTTTTCTTATGTTTGACTGGGTAAAGCTTCTTTGAGTTCAAGTGATCCTACGGGATTGGATTATGCAAGGGATAAACCAGAGAAAGTTATGGAGGATCAAGATGAGTTCTTCATCGAAGACTTTGATGCTTCTCATACGACATGACATTTCGTGAAGACTCCTCAGATTTTGACGACAATTTGCTTTATGCAGCTCGTGACAGGACTACGCAGCTCAGATCATTCAACGTCCTCCCTCTCTCAAACAAAACATGGTTTCAACAGTAATGGATAGTTTTCAAACAAGTAGCCATATATTATAGTTCCATCCTGTAGAAGAAGAAAGCAAACATCTTCATGATCATACCATTTTGTTTACTGCTCTTACAATCCATTGATTCCTAATATGGTTCGGAGATGCGGACATGGGTGTTGATGTGATGAACACTAAGAAACATGCAACAACATCTCCAGACCCTAAAAACTCAGAGTCAAACGTGCCATTTGCATCAGAAGATTATGAGTGGTAGATATTGTAATGATAAGATTCAGAACCCATCTGCGCAGGTTCCGACTGTCATGTGATGCTTTAAAGCTAGAACCAATCTGTTTCTtctaatataagaaaaaacaaattcttCTCATTGCCCCATTGTAGTTTCCTTTACTGCTCTAAACAATAGATTTGTTCTAGCAGTTGATTAGAGGAAGACATCTACACAGTTCATTCTTCTGTACAGTAAAACATCCTAATACAGAAAACAATCCAATTGGGGAGAGAAAGTCATCCGACTTAGAAATAACCTAACAGTCATATTAAAAGAGAGCACAACATGACGGCTCTGACTCTAAAGCTAAACACTATCTTGACTTGTCAGCTCTAATTACCAGTATCTGATCCACGTCCAGAGGAGCTGTCACTGTCAGAATCTGCAgaccaaaaaaagaagagtgATGTGAGTCGTGATGCTGATAAGGTGGATGAAAAGAGCTGACACAGAGAGTTTCAACATTTACCACTAGAGCTAGATCCCGAGTCACTGCTGGAACTGTTAGAACTACTTGATCCACCTGCCTTGTTTTCTTGCCGAGTAGGAGAAGAGATGCGAATAGCTTTCCCTGGTTAgaattaatcatattatattccATTGGGTTTTCCTTCGTTGTGTGTGAATAAATACTAACTACATCCCAGTTTGGTATGAGCTGGTGACCTAAAACCTTACCTGATTCAGTAACTCTCGATGTTTCTGTGCCAGTTGCTAGAGCGGTCTGTgaaagcaaaagaaagaaacaaataatgTTAGCCAAAAATCAATAAAAGCATACAGACCTGAAATAAACGAACATTTGCCTATGGAAACAAATCTAACCGGTTCTTGGATAATGTTGTGAGCAGATTCAGCATCTCTTTCCGAACCAAACCCCTGATCCTCCTTTTTATTATTGCTCAAGCTCTCCTTATACCCAGTCACAAAACTATAAAGCTCCCAAAGCGTTTGGATTTCAAGACTATCAATATCCAGCTCAATCTCATCATCCTGCTGAGAGAGATCCGGATTGCTCTTCTTTACAATCTGAACAACCGTTTCCAGTTTGTCATAAGGCAAGTCCTGAAGCTCTTCGCTGAGTCTCCGTTTCTCATCCATCGTCAGGTCCCTAACATCAACAGGCGCCTCCTCCTCATCTCCTTCAGGCTTCTCAACGGCAGTAGTAACGACAGTTTCAGGTTCCAACGGTGTCGTCACAGACTCCACTATCTCCAAAGTCATATCTTCAAGCACCGCAGGCggaagagaaggaggaggaggaggaggagacgggGAAGGTGTAGGAGCTGGTAATGGCTCTACAACAGGAGCAGGAGGACGAGGTAACGCAACATGTTTGATCTCCCTCCTGCCAAGATTATGATACTGCAGTTCGATAGGAACCCATTTCTCCTCAAACAAGCTCAACAGAAACTTAGCCATGCTATGCACCTCATGCCCAACGGGGTTATACAAAACCGCATTGTTAAAAGTAAGCCTAACATCATCAGCGAAATCCAACGGCGAATCATACAAACCTTCCCCTAGCTTAGCCTTCACCGTACCCAAATCCATAGGCTCCTTAACAATGGTGTGGTAATCGTGCAAGCCGAAACCTTTAGCATCAACGGGGACATTGAACACCCACCCATCCTTGTGCTTCATCAACTTCGCAAGCAGATTGCTACACTTCTTGAAAATCTGAACCGTACCTTTATCACCTCCACCTCTCTTAACTCCGTTGCCTGTTTTCAGCTTCTTGTTTCGCCCTTTACCCGTCGTAAAGTTCCCGCCTTGGGGATGATCGAACCGCGCGATCAAGCTTCGAACTTCGTCGAGCTCGGCGGTTAGTCTCCGCTTCAAGCTCCTGACTTCGAGCTTCGAAATCGAGCTCAAGGCGACCTTCAGCATGGGAGGAGGAGGACGTCGTTCTTCGTCGGCCTCCGGCGCCTCCGACGACGCGAACGGGTTGGTGGACGGAGAGAGGAGGGCAGGGGATCGCGCGTGTTGAGGAACGGGCATTGGCTTGGCCCGCCTGTGCTGCTGCTTCGTCGTCGCCGTCTTCGAAGCTCCACCGATTGAAGACATTTTCTAGGGTTTCGAATTGAGGATCGAAAGAGGGGGGTCGAATCTACATGAAGATCAGTGTCTCGATTTTGAAATGACGAAAACCCTAGGGAAGCAATACTGGCGAGAATAGCGAGTCAGCTCACGCGCTTGAAACTCACGCGCCACTTCCATAAATTTATACTCTCCTATATAAAATCCTCCTTTTGTTTTCTGAATGATACTTTACTTAAGCAAATTGTTAACACTAGACTCCAGTTTATACACTTGTAGTCTTTGCACTGTAGTGTTCAAGTATAGCTTCGGTGAGGATAAGATCCAACTTGTTCACGGTGGTAACTATATTGTTGGAACTTTTAATCATCTATACTTTTCTTCTGGTCTAAAGATGGCAATCAACGATTTGGCCTCAGAACTCAATAACAAATCAATCATCAatgggagaattaccaattgtgactcaaaacttggagtcaaacccaaaagagtaccccaacttgggtcaaaggcaaaagtaacttaaaaggctattgaaattacaactatctccttgtgaacaaacaaaaaaacggatttttttttacgtttctacccctcgcaagtcgtctgtaaacagacgacttgaaaataagtcgtccagacgactttaagttaagtcgtctggacagttattcttaaacataatttaaaaattttgtaaaaaatattttgataagtgaaaaattggaattatgtaattaacatatgtcttaagagatataaattaatatataacaaatttcaattgttttcagcccagatgagtgaaagtagtgagtcatgatattctttagtttatgtttcatcaacatatgttgtagtattgtatgtgttcttagggttagattttggaaagcattaaaaccgtttttgaaaatttttaaaattacctaggcgtgttcgtttctgtgtatagtaaacactattgaagtataatttgattttataacgtggttagtaagttaatttagtcattttagtttaggggttcattttagggtattggacgacttaatatttagtcttctgttcccagacgactaaatattaggtcgtctgatgtacattatcagccagaataagtcgtctaaaccggaccaaaccttaaagtttaccaatgtacttttaaagctaaccggattatttacccaatatataaggtgatttttttttttttttttttcattttccgcgaacagaaaccctaacagttctctctcaccggcgatatcaaaggcgattcgaattcccactatttccgaacaaccatcgttctcaacgtcggctatctatctcacttcattctcaccgttgtcgccgcagcttcttctaaccctagcgccgccgattcctctaaaccctagcgcccccgcttccactatttccgaacaaaccgtcgccctcgccaccgtgctcaccaacgttctcaccgccgcttactctaaacactagctagcaccgccgtttcttctaaaccctagcgccgccgcttcttctaaaccctagcgccgccgcttcttctctgtaaaccgtagcgccgtttctctgtaaaccctaacgccggtaagtcatcaaactcgtggaaaagatgaacataaaacgttgtctctttcaatttactcattctcaccgtttcacgtttattttttcagatctataaccacaatgacgagtactcgaactccttctgcgactaatcaggtccgcttgaaatttttctactggaagacttgtaagtaagtcgtctggaaagtcttcaacctggacgacttagtacgtccatttggaagactttccagacgacttaaatataagtcgtcaactaagtcgtccagttggacgactttctagacgacttatatttaagtcgtctactaagtcgtctggagtaacaattaaggcgtgattgatttagcttgtgttctgacttctattgttgtctttgattattttgcagacaaaaaggatggatattccagaactcccccgtaggttatacacattaggggaagagccagaaccccacaatagcatttcgtatcatacggataacacgaagttgcatactgctcttagggaagctctcactgatgctgaatttgaagagctcaaggagtcgagattgggagttttcatcaagttcaaggagcagggatttggttgggcttcaaggctggttcaccacttgctcggtttaaagctggacattaagaagaagtacgagatgtggtgtctcgttggtccagaacctgcgaggttttcactgttagagtttgaaaacatcactggtctaaactgcgactacatcgaggaccttgagacaccagaatgtgaagttaccccacagatggtttctttctgggagatgatgggagttcatcgggaagctgggccaagtactgatcagataatagcagcactgaagagatgcggggattggtccagggaagatcgcaagcgactcgcgtacctttccatcttcactggattcattgaagggaaaaagttctcaagcgctacacgagctactctcgcaaggctagtgatggatttagaaaggtttgagaattatccatgggggagagtcgcgtttaaggtgctgatggactctttgtggaacaaagatattactggctgttacaccgtggatggctttatacaagttcttcaggtctgggcgtacgaagctattctgggattgggtgctagtattggtctacccagagcaaacagtccgtctccaccgattctggcttacgacggcagcagag
The Raphanus sativus cultivar WK10039 chromosome 1, ASM80110v3, whole genome shotgun sequence DNA segment above includes these coding regions:
- the LOC108840719 gene encoding transcription factor GTE5, chloroplastic — translated: MSSIGGASKTATTKQQHRRAKPMPVPQHARSPALLSPSTNPFASSEAPEADEERRPPPPMLKVALSSISKLEVRSLKRRLTAELDEVRSLIARFDHPQGGNFTTGKGRNKKLKTGNGVKRGGGDKGTVQIFKKCSNLLAKLMKHKDGWVFNVPVDAKGFGLHDYHTIVKEPMDLGTVKAKLGEGLYDSPLDFADDVRLTFNNAVLYNPVGHEVHSMAKFLLSLFEEKWVPIELQYHNLGRREIKHVALPRPPAPVVEPLPAPTPSPSPPPPPPSLPPAVLEDMTLEIVESVTTPLEPETVVTTAVEKPEGDEEEAPVDVRDLTMDEKRRLSEELQDLPYDKLETVVQIVKKSNPDLSQQDDEIELDIDSLEIQTLWELYSFVTGYKESLSNNKKEDQGFGSERDAESAHNIIQEPTALATGTETSRVTESGKAIRISSPTRQENKAGGSSSSNSSSSDSGSSSSDSDSDSSSGRGSDTGN